The following coding sequences lie in one Populus trichocarpa isolate Nisqually-1 chromosome 14, P.trichocarpa_v4.1, whole genome shotgun sequence genomic window:
- the LOC112323974 gene encoding uncharacterized protein LOC112323974 produces the protein MEQSIMAENHRPNPAFEKESIIMQHGIFALLVGTLNNQIQVKYQSIKGSPFDSHDVIMSVFLVALFIYATASVAEVMLRARESTYYTLVGNLRLFASALAAILLLAILAPILGCVISVVWACLFIGVAYESSRELSNILSQLTTNKLLDMLTRLIARARSRKEEPNQPHV, from the exons ATGGAGCAGAGCATAATGGCTGAAAACCACAGGCCAAATCCTGCTTTCGAAAAAGAAAG CATTATTATGCAACATGGAATATTTGCCCTCCTGGTTGGGACGCTAAACAATCAAATCCAAGTGAAGTACCAGTCAATTAAAGGCTCTCCATTCGACAGCCACGACGTTATTATGTCAGTTTTCCTTGTTGCTCTGTTTATATATGCCACGGCATCGGTGGCCGAAGTTATGCTCCGAGCTCGAGAATCAACTTACTACACACTGGTTGGCAATCTCCGACTCTTTGCCAGTGCCCTCGCTGCGATATTGCTTCTAGCTATTCTGGCTCCAATTCTGGGGTGCGTTATTTCGGTCGTATGGGCCTGTTTATTTATCGGAGTTGCATATGAATCAAGCCGAGAGTTGTCCAACATTTTAAGCCAGTTAACCACCAATAAGTTACTTGACATGTTGACCAGGCTAATTGCACGCGCAAGGAGTCGCAAGGAGGAACCAAATCAGCCACATGTCTAG
- the LOC18105200 gene encoding uncharacterized protein LOC18105200 isoform X2 — MAENHSPSLGFKGDSIVAQHAIFALLVDTLSNQIQVKYQSMRVSPFDTHMRIMSAFNAALLIYATTSVAEVILRTQKSVHQRLVGNIRLFASALAAILLLVTLSLIVSCIISVLWTCLFVKLAYESCQDLCQLLSQTTNKVLSMLKKLIAPVRSPKEKPNQPNVEVLASPETDGQC; from the exons ATGGCAGAAAACCACTCGCCTAGTCTTGGTTTCAAAGGAGACAG TATCGTAGCGCAGCACGCTATTTTTGCCCTGCTCGTGGACACGTTAAGCAACCAAATCCAAGTGAAATACCAGTCAATGCGAGTTTCTCCATTTGACACCCACATGAGGATCATGTCAGCATTTAATGCTGCTTTGTTGATATACGCCACAACATCAGTTGCCGAGGTTATACTCCGGACGCAGAAATCAGTCCACCAAAGACTTGTCGGCAATATTCGCCTCTTTGCTAGCGCCCTTGCTGCAATTCTGCTTCTGGTGACTCTTTCCCTGATCGTGTCCTGCATCATTTCTGTCCTGTGGACCTGTTTATTCGTGAAGTTAGCATATGAATCATGTCAGGATCTATGCCAGTTGCTAAGCCAAACAACTAATAAGGTACTGAGCATGTTGAAAAAGCTGATTGCACCTGTGAGGAGCCCCAAAGAGAAACCAAACCAGCCGAATGTGGAGGTCCTTGCTAGTCCCGAGACAGACGGACAGTGTTAA
- the LOC18105200 gene encoding uncharacterized protein LOC18105200 isoform X4, with translation MAENHSPSLGFKGDSIVAQHAIFALLVDTLSNQIQVKYQSMRVSPFDTHQRVMSTFFAALFIYATTSVAEVILRTQKSVHQRLVGNIRLFASALATILLLVTLSLIVSCIISVLWACFFVKLAYESCQDLCQLLSQTTDEVLRVKIIEIKYKKEATILNNLFIMNA, from the exons ATGGCAGAAAACCACTCGCCTAGTCTTGGTTTCAAAGGAGACAG TATCGTAGCGCAGCATGCCATTTTTGCCCTGCTCGTCGACACGTTAAGCAACCAAATCCAAGTGAAATACCAGTCAATGCGAGTTTCTCCATTTGACACCCACCAGAGGGTCATGTCAACATTTTTTGCTGCTCTGTTTATATACGCCACAACATCAGTTGCCGAGGTTATACTCCGGACGCAGAAATCAGTCCATCAAAGACTCGTCGGCAATATTCGCCTCTTTGCTAGCGCCCTTGCTACAATTCTGCTCCTGGTGACTCTTTCCCTGATTGTGTCCTGCATCATTTCTGTCCTGTGGGCCTGTTTCTTCGTGAAGTTAGCATATGAATCATGTCAGGATCTCTGCCAGTTGCTAAGCCAAACAACTGATGAGGTACTTCgtgttaaaataattgagatcaaatacaaaaaggaggctacaattctcaataatctgtttattatgaatgcatag
- the LOC18105200 gene encoding uncharacterized protein LOC18105200 isoform X3 has protein sequence MAENHPPNLGFKGDSIVAQHAIFALLVDTLSNQIQVKYQSMRVSPFDTHMRIMSAFNAALLIYATTSVAEVILRTQKSVHQRLVGNIRLFASALAAILLLVTLSLIVSCIISVLWTCLFVKLAYESCQDLCQLLSQTTNKVLSMLKKLIAPVRSPKEKPNQPNVEVLASPETDGQC, from the coding sequence TATCGTAGCGCAGCACGCTATTTTTGCCCTGCTCGTGGACACGTTAAGCAACCAAATCCAAGTGAAATACCAGTCAATGCGAGTTTCTCCATTTGACACCCACATGAGGATCATGTCAGCATTTAATGCTGCTTTGTTGATATACGCCACAACATCAGTTGCCGAGGTTATACTCCGGACGCAGAAATCAGTCCACCAAAGACTTGTCGGCAATATTCGCCTCTTTGCTAGCGCCCTTGCTGCAATTCTGCTTCTGGTGACTCTTTCCCTGATCGTGTCCTGCATCATTTCTGTCCTGTGGACCTGTTTATTCGTGAAGTTAGCATATGAATCATGTCAGGATCTATGCCAGTTGCTAAGCCAAACAACTAATAAGGTACTGAGCATGTTGAAAAAGCTGATTGCACCTGTGAGGAGCCCCAAAGAGAAACCAAACCAGCCGAATGTGGAGGTCCTTGCTAGTCCCGAGACAGACGGACAGTGTTAA